The region TTTTGACCTCAAagttacctttgaccttacttTGTGACCTTTGGCTGCACCATAACATGCAAGTACCATAAGTTCATCTACAACCcaagtttgatttaaaaatgacTCACGGCTTCTCAGGTGTCATAATGTTTGTGatggacggacgacatttggatccttCAGTTttgccttcacctctggtgggcgagacaaggCAATTCTATAAATCGTGTTTGCATCAATCATATTCATCAGACTTTGTTCATGGCGCAGTCACATTGTGCCTATTCAGGCCATAAGGTGAGTTGAAAACAGACTTATAACTTTTGTACCAGCTTCTTGTGTATGGTTCGTATAGAAATCagtaaaacagctgttttcaaTTCACAGTGCGGACACCAGACGGAAAATGTGACTGCTGCATAAGTCATATTCCAATGGGATTCAATCATCTGGAACCTATATGTGATTTTGTTCAATTCTGATTTGACATTAACCTACATATTACTGTTGACAAAAAGATGAACGATCAGATTTTTTATTGCTTCCTAGCTTTAATACATTGAACCTCAGAAAAATTCTAGAAACTTGGGATTGTTTGAGGGGCACTACTAGGTTTTAGGATTCTCAGTTCTGCTCAGCAATTTCTTGGGGAGTATAACCTACCCTCCAACCATCAGGTGGAATAACCCTACACATTCCATATTCATTAAGCTGATCAGCAATGGATTCCATGTAAGCCATTGGATCACTCCACTCCTCTGCTGTTGGTCTAAGAACCAGTCCCTCCTTTACACCCTCAATGAATCGTGAAGGTCCAGACTCTACTGGTGGCTCCTCTTTCAAAATCTTGAATGGAGTCAGCCCATTCTTGGTCTTGGCCCTGTTACGCTTTGGAGATTGTCCCTGAGCCTTCTTTTGCAGCTTCTGTGGTGTTGTTTCTGATGTGACCTTGGATGGCAACAGTTCTTTATGATTCTTTAAAAGAAGAGGATTCCTCATTTTGTTGGGCTTTGCTACAGGACATTCCTCTTCTTCACCTTCCTTGATCTTCAATTCAGTTAATTTTTCCTTAAATTCATGATTGAGATGGGCCTTTGGACAGATCATACTTTCCTTCCTGAGaacattattattaaatgtGCAGTTGGTGAGAGGTATGGTGAGCCTCTTACTGATCCCATTTGTTGACAGGACATTGTTTATTGCATCAGCCTTCTCTATGATGGAGTCTTCTAGCTTCAATTCTGCAGCTTGTACCCTATCTCGCAGCATAACTGAACTGTTTCTGAGTTTCCTAGAACTACGTCTTTTCATAtctttcaatttcttttgtCTCTTTGCCGTCTTCAGTACTTCCTCAATGGCACCCTCAAATGCAAATTCCCTATCTGCATTCTTATGCCTCGAGCGAGTTATTTGAGAACAATTTTGTGAATGACAAGAACATTTCTTTTCCTTGCGCTCTCTCCTAGATCCTTTTAGAAGCTTAATTTGACTGAGAAGGGTATGACCATTAGGGGGATCAAGTTTGCCTCGAAGATGATTAGACCCATTGATGACCTCACCAGAACATCTTTCATTCTTGAGTCTCTGTGATATTCTTGACTGTCTGTCACTATTCTTGTGGTTATTCTTTTGAGCCTCTTTCCTCAAACCTCTGTTCTTTGCTCTTGAGGTAGTGATGATGGGACTTTGGTCCTCTTGTAAGTCTTGTTCTAGTCTATGATTGATGGTATTGTTATTCCAAGGCACACAGTTTCTAATAGAGGATCTTCCTGAGGATCTGGTCAAATTGTTTCTGACAAAAGATGATTTCCTCCCAGCAGCATTCCTGCTAGAGAGGTGATTGTTTGTCTGGCGTTTGTTCTCCCAGGGTACAATAGGGATCAGAGGGGGTGGATGCCTACTACGTTGAATCGAAAGGATAGGTGGAGGCACTGGAGACAAATTTGGTGGTAACTGCTGAGGACCATTCCCAACAATATTCTTCTTGTTGGACTTGAGAGAGTTCTGGAGATTCTTACTGATTCTGTCAGAAGCCTACATAAAGGACAAAAAAGAGACATGATTATAATGCTACCCATGTTTTCAAAGTGAATAAACTGCAAATGCCTCAATACATCTTTTCATTCAATAATCAGTTACATTCATTGAGAAGTACCTATCGATAATTcaagatttcaatttttaagGGGTAATACAATCCTTCTTAGACCTTTACACACATCCTCATTTTCAGCCAATCCTAAGCTTTGGTCATTTTGAcacaaccatttttttttaccactaTTGTAATAAATGTGTATGCccttatacctcggtcacatctGCTCTACGGTGGCcatacggcgagttgaaaacagctgttttgacatttcttttgtaatagcTACATATGTACGGccgctgtagagcaaatgtgaccatggtattaagcAGTTGTGATGTGGATGATAtgaattgaaaatcaatttaaaaatctatcaaaataaaataaatgcaagGGGAGGGGGATATAGAACATATTCTGAAGCATGGAAATGGCTGGAAATTTCACAATCTTTTTTGTAgctggtcattttcaaacaaaagtggacatgggggtgaaaattaaaacttgctagaaatcattaggcttcaatgttttttgaaactagacatcttaaagtatatttttccatttcatttacataaaattattaattatgccttgagatacagtgaattttatgcaagggaaattaaatgttacaaaatattgatttttgcaataaaattcacatattgcctatcacaatataaaatttgtattagaagcacatttgttggcaagatacaagctgtgtattgtatctaacacctaaaaagcaaaaaaaaattctgtgaagtgtttttctgaaaaaaattgggtttcaaagttttcaaaactggttgtcgtgtcactcacgttttaaatgcaaaaagttttctagagctgtgtattctgaaaattaatttatcccagtactggagcaaatacagtttatctgtaccttattgtatataaagtaacttggtcaAATatgttaaggtaaagctaaaattaactgtcaaagttgtgtcgtgtcactcacaatgtcgtgtcactcacgaaatgtcgtgtcactcacggtattatattgtgtataaaaaaggacatccagtaatttttgaagcgttttaccagggatacagtcaaaatgttgttcctgacatcatttaggcctattttaggctaataatttcctccatcttcctaattttacttctttttatggaaatattgaatttgacatggagttcatctattttctctcctctccgtggttgccttggtttaaaaaatcctgacaattttccattggtgtgaagactcggatcctaattcatattttggtgaatgtactgtgattaagaatattTGCAGGTACTGACTGCAtctttcaccttgtggctttccctggattcccgtggtatggtatatgatcaaataattagcaatgaaaaggcGCTTACAAATTCCAGCAAAaagcatagctctgaattttggtacagtgcctacatgtactgccttgggagggtccacatacaagcagtgttcaggagaaaacctatgcttgttgagttgaatttccaattttctcaaggctatttgctgatagtccatctgaagtgtgcagcaacgtgattgtggtttggtaccaaaaaagacatttaaaCTGCCATGTCCTATTGGACAATgcctataaaaatattaaaggaggataatattgtaatccaatatttcaagaaaagggagtcatacatgacatcattggctaccataccatgccagatgatgtgagtgactattgagaatacctttcttacaaggaaaaattattccatccgttgtggatgctgaattgtataaacctgtaaactttcatatacagatagggagaaagagttaaagttttgaatgatatcaggccacaaaaagaatgtttgagttgatgtcaatgcaAAGACCTgataacacctccttcaagtgccccctcctcctctaaagaggagagtggtagaatCCCTAGTGTGACGatgtggtatggtatagggaatgtgagttgatgggcaaatatgaccataaaccaagaataaaacatcaggatgacatattatgaacttaaaagaaagcaattattatgtaattaggcttgttttttggttaatggtattctactcttctacatcatgcaaaaaatactttcaatgttgagataaatgttgtatttttgcacttgtcgtgtcactcacgttttggatgtcgtgtcactcaatgtatataggagggtaccattttccatagaggtttgattgattttgactatatgtgttagataggtacactatttatgtccatttactggtactcacagtactccatgacaactacttgggcacgaatccaaccatatgtgttagtggtcagaaacccatgtccaaaatttgtcgtgtcactcacgcaccgttttttaatcatatctactaaacgaaATTGgtgaattcaaatcaaagtcgtagtggcccatgccagtcctacattgtatataatatagtagtcatgattgattcataacctttaagtttgaagatatgagcccttaaacctctccgattgtcgtgtcactcacgtttgaaaatgaccagcTGTCTGATATCCAACAACTTCATTTGTATAATAATGTTCATAAAGGGTATATATGAAACAACCCCACTTTGGAAGTTTAAGTTGAAAAAAGATCAATAACCACTGTATTGAAATGTTGGATTATACTAGAACTAATTCACAAAACTGACCAATTACCAAAGGTTAAAAGGGGTActctccaggctgaaaataatgtgACATCAATAGTCACAAGGTGGTTCACAAACATGGAGTCCGGCCCAATTGCAAAATCACCTTTCAACCCGTAGATGGCCTTTGAGTTAAGCTTTGGAGGTACGGTATATATGCACAAATACTCATTGATGTGTTCgaagttggaaaaaaaattatataaaaataaggAGATTAGGACATGTTTAATCATTTATCTTTTTGACCTTTAGATGACCTTTGAACTCTTCATGAACACAATTGTGGTATTACCCCAAGATCATTTGAACCAAGTATAAACCATATTGATgcataaataaagaaagaataagaacaagCTAAACAAAAACTTACAAGGAGattgaaacctttggaacaagaaagcttgtgtgaaaacagaaaaatcagagaaacagatcaacttacatgtaagtttgagaaaatttggacaaataacaagaaagttatgagaattcgaatattgtgatcactaatagatgtgtgatgtcacttgtgaacaactctcccgaTTACTTAagcatatatttcacttaaattgcctcttttattacatctattAGTAGATCaagtgttctttctataggagggcatgtaatacagatttttaaagaatacattgtggataaagagtttgtatcaccataagaaaaagcaaaaagagacaattggagggtattttatagtccattcaaatgctcataccTTTCTCATTaaattgtctgatttttctcaaatcttctttgttcttattctttgatttttctgttttgacacaagcctacttattccaaatGATCCATTTTCCTTTAACATTTATAAAACAACAACAAGGTGGTTCATGAACCACAAGTCTTGCCTAATTTTGCGATCAATAAtatatgcaatatgatcttttgaccccatcatccaTAACAACACATGTGGTACTACCCAAGGATCATTTATACCAGGTGTATTGATGCaggaataaagaaatgagaccGAGTtgaacaacaagtggaatgcctctggcggtctcacctgcatcacgcaattcaatatagcagcagtgctgactttgaaaactactataaaactAGAGATGCTCAGCGGGTTGCGCAGCtgagcacatgtatcccccgaacccacAGCACCatccgtcattgcgatatatagagTTCACACAGAAATTGACataaaatacaattatcatgccgacaatgaccctagcatgcaggtcccccaagtccatctaccatccaagtgtggttgaaaagtgacttatggttgcagagAAAGAGACCtttgactgcagcataacatgcaggttccccaagtccatctatcctccaagtttggttgaaaagtgacttacggttgcggagttaggtgtcataagagagtcttgcatataaactttaatgttgacctgaagatgacctttgaccttaccatgtgacctccacccacaccaaaatcgataggcttctttgctataccatactcaacctccatgccaaatttgaagacgatcggagaagaaatgcagctgatagaatgctcacaaggaaatctctgcggcgGCAGCGGATGCGGCGCGATgaggccaaatccatagtatccTCCGAACTCGGGGGAtacaataattattcacaaaaaacaccattcataatgatgcaatactacgttcattgatatttgactttgatcatgtgacctaaaacttttcagtgatacttgattacaccTATATCCATATTTCatacactatatctataaactttaaaaggtcatgtgacctaaaactggcacaagatgttcagtgatacttggttactcttatgtccaagttcatgaatcagatccataaactttcaaagttatgatggtaattcaacagacaccccccacatggccaaagtccattgacctttgaccttggccatgtgacctgaaatgtgcacaggatgttcagtgatacttgattactcttatttccaagttttatgaactagaccaatatactttcaaagttatgatggtaatttaacaaatacctccaatttggccaaagttcattgaccctaaatgacctttgaccttggtcatgtgactcaaAACTCTCGCAGGATGTTCAGCAATACTTCATTaatcttatgttcaagtttcatgaactagatccatatattttctaagttatgatgacaggtgggccgcgagaagctccagagaaagtaaaaaaaagcgGGGGAACTAAAGTATATTTCACAGACCTGTCTGGACATGTTATGTTTGATAGGTCTACGTGGGTCACACAAAGCTAAAGCACGCTTGGGTATCATGCATGTTGCAATATGTATACACATTAATTGTCTGATGGTTTCTATCTACCTTTGATGTGAACCTCGTGTGCATGCATATTGTGTATGTAGTTAGCTGTCGCCCATTTACCGGACCTTTGCTTATGCAGTTACTAGTTGTTTTTCACGAAACATACTGATCAAAATGGACCGTTTTTTAAAGTGAAAGGGTGAGGGGGGAAACAAATCTACCGTTGAAAAGGCTCAGAAAGTAACTgggtcaatccatgtcaaatcaaccaatgcttgtcacccgaccctcttcgattttctttaaactcgcaccaaatgttgccccaagtgtctgacggaaaaatctgaaatattttgcccaaaggtcaaatggttgctaagatacggcctcccatagcaaccaatgcgcacacaacaaaattattttaaattaaattgcctatttttgattgactactgcagcaaagtttgattgattacagtcttcatttttagtaaattggaagaactttttggtccaaacatgcagagtatactgtagcgcggacctgtcaaccggatttcgcacacgaggtcaccgaaaatggcgttaagcatccgtgtcaatgatttcagaagcatgtttggaggctcataaatccaaaactaaattagcttagaaccaaatattatgcacatttatggactttcaGATACTCAACagaataacaaaaaattgacccaagagtatgtgtcgttttcctgtagggcgccctcaaagttggatttttttcaaaagatgccaagttcaaggtcacggatcacctcccgtcccatcgaggagggggaccaatttctgtgaTTTGACAGATATTTACCCATATTctcaagtgttacttgagaaattttgctaccggaatgattaggggctgatttgcgcattccaaaatggtcgtaaataccctaaaattgatgttaatgacacatacatgcttttcaacacttttcaaattgtgataactcaaagatgaaaAGCCCAAAGACATTGATctcttctgtgatgatagtctgtaattagtattcaaaggatatatcttcaaaatagtttttattgttggtaatgaccttgaaaacacacccaaaaatcaataaaaacagtacattggctaattttccagaatcaaatggcattcaaatggtgtttacattgactttcaaatgggtgtcatttcaatacaaagggtgagcttaagctaaaacttgaaagacatgttcaacttttggtctactttgagcaacataaaatatt is a window of Lytechinus variegatus isolate NC3 chromosome 2, Lvar_3.0, whole genome shotgun sequence DNA encoding:
- the LOC121408116 gene encoding protein Jumonji-like, with amino-acid sequence MSLERKHIHMKKVISGKFKFSMISSPKLVSTRTLKPELSKPVVTRSHSPKFMSPGLQGIKSKEVSKELSESIAHRVKASISGSSGSAMGNILCRPLRSQKKKQNAKANAVINDCADEKKNSGDFLPPPPPLPPPLLLTKKHKSNAVAHSKQSLTKCKERKCFAVSRESSAKASQVPSIHDKKPKLKSIPKQPLRSLRRDLRSRSKFKMPHAEPATSPATRRSTRGQNTSSSSPSSGASSYTHSQDETKSTTSSTSLVTRQSIARKAKERLMVKRKSSAAIVSSTSGEEDDVKSSKPKKAKVQAQRKFAYPQAYSPSYTPSKVKNGDMINSTKSCSIFNHCPSTEDFLTFLCLRGTPSLPPSLDLFKVQSKPIPNLLRLMPKQLAGRKRSAPSTLQSDSDINIPGIEPLPREDSAPFTPTQNPTKCTKTSLPRLSKTTAIASVTLMQQKMNIRDRRLRLDNRQFKASDRISKNLQNSLKSNKKNIVGNGPQQLPPNLSPVPPPILSIQRSRHPPPLIPIVPWENKRQTNNHLSSRNAAGRKSSFVRNNLTRSSGRSSIRNCVPWNNNTINHRLEQDLQEDQSPIITTSRAKNRGLRKEAQKNNHKNSDRQSRISQRLKNERCSGEVINGSNHLRGKLDPPNGHTLLSQIKLLKGSRRERKEKKCSCHSQNCSQITRSRHKNADREFAFEGAIEEVLKTAKRQKKLKDMKRRSSRKLRNSSVMLRDRVQAAELKLEDSIIEKADAINNVLSTNGISKRLTIPLTNCTFNNNVLRKESMICPKAHLNHEFKEKLTELKIKEGEEEECPVAKPNKMRNPLLLKNHKELLPSKVTSETTPQKLQKKAQGQSPKRNRAKTKNGLTPFKILKEEPPVESGPSRFIEGVKEGLVLRPTAEEWSDPMAYMESIADQLNEYGMCRVIPPDGWRVGYTPQEIAEQN